The Bombus vancouverensis nearcticus chromosome 17, iyBomVanc1_principal, whole genome shotgun sequence genome has a window encoding:
- the LOC143303928 gene encoding uncharacterized protein LOC143303928 encodes MDDNDILSEEESDDESEDEDGKKNAREYKRDTRMVYQDRDECCRRACVGSTLSFRDVEDALESFSGNRGENVERWFESFEEVADTCMWSDGQKAVYARKLLKGSAKIFASFECHARTWHELKRGLVKEFSRKVNSRQVHQKLEETKKESDEACLAYMYRMLEIASHVDMEEEAKVEYIVDGIIDDENNKAVLYGATSIKGLRKRLVMYEEQKSRRAKSIVKPAKTQKNGKPSQSVDAMKKRRCFICGSEDHLSVKCPERGEGVRCFKCNRLGHVAANCTARQVKTYVISRPERKKYVKDVSIDGCRFVSLVDTGSDLTFIRADEYVRLGSPPLGNCKLKFDGFGSAGNSTWGVFTRVMTVDGYDFTVTLHVVSNKGLIIYSGSLSTVSSENEIICESKTIVVQLLKPYLGKAHTLYLDNWYTSPALFIFLYKNGTNTCGTFWHGGSFSGSASPEKPPVAKGLNGSHTNTGYDGSKYFLTFIDHYSKGA; translated from the exons atggatgatAATGACATAttgtcggaagaagaaagcgacgacgaaagtgaggatgaagatggcaagaaaaacgcaagagaatacaagagagatacgcgaatggtgtatcaggaccgtgacgaatgttgtcgaagggcatgtgttggttcgacgctgagttttagagacgtcgaagatgcattagagtcgtttagtggcaacagaggtgaaaatgtcgaacgatggttcgagtcgttcgaggaagtcgctgatacgtgcatgtggtcggatgggcagaaggcagtctacgcgaggaagctgctgaagggatcagcgaaaatatttgcgagcttcgagtgtcacgccaggacttggcatgagttgaagagggggctagtgaaagaattttcgaggaaagtcaacagtaggcaagttcatcagaaacttgaagaaacaaaaaaggagagtgatgaagcatgtttggcttacatgtaccgtatgctcgaaatagctagccatgtggacatggaggaggaagcaaaggtagaatacatagtggatggaataatagacgacgagaacaataaggctgtattgtatggcgctacgtcaatcaaagggttgaggaagaggttagtgatgtacgaagagcagaagagtcgcagagcaaagtcgattgtgaagccggctaaaacccagaagaacgggaagcccagtcaatctgtagatgcaatgaagaaaagaaggtgcttcatttgcggtagtgaggatcatctaagtgttaagtgtccggagaggggagaaggtgttaggtgtttcaaatGCAACAGGCTTGGACATGTGGCGGCGAATTGTACAGCGCGACAAGTAAAGACTTACGTAATCTCAAGACCGGAGAGGAAAAAGTAcgtgaaggacgtgtcgatagatggctgcaggtttgtctcgttagtggatacaggtagtgaccttacgttcatacgagcggatgagtatgtgaggttaggatcaccacctctgggaaactgcaaacttaagtttgatggttttggttccgctggcaatagtacctggggcgtgttcacaagggtaatgacggtcgacgggtacgactttactgtcactctgcatgttgtctcgaataag GGTCTTATTATTTATAGTGGATCATTGAGTACTGTAAGCAgcgaaaatgaaattatctgcGAATCAAAGACTATAGTCGTGCAACTATTGAAACCTTATTTAGGCAAAGCCCATACATTGTATCTGGATAATTGGTACACAAGCCCAgcactttttatctttttatataaaaatggaaCTAATACCTGTGGAACT TTTTGGCACGGCGGCTCGTTCAGCGGGAGCGCCTCGCCGGAGAAACCTCCAGTGGCGAAAGGATTAAATGGGTCTCACACTAATACCGGATATGATggatcaaaatattttttgacaTTTATAGACCACTACAGTAAAGGCGCATAG